A window of Apium graveolens cultivar Ventura chromosome 8, ASM990537v1, whole genome shotgun sequence contains these coding sequences:
- the LOC141677915 gene encoding uncharacterized protein LOC141677915 encodes MAGGNNKPSSSSSSSHKSRWESGPTNPLANRNIPVSGNPRNLPPPPPPLKPKSSSNNNPVAKPSPQHPSPSVGPFIYPDNHGPPPSYGFHMLERRSIGLADGSARSYFALPLNYQDFGTQIPPPRFLGNEGKQFPVSPDFRESRNKNQEYWNSLGKEGTLKRKFVDEGDERDGLARQRQQLLQYGNAGLNSGGGTSNVYGKEEDFRGGKFMRGENGGRIGGKGKFSEVDQVALKKAFLHFVKVVNEDSGLRKRFLANGKQGPVACVACRRSTKDFPDMHGLIMHTHNPDSAELLVDHLGLHKALCILMGWNHQIPPDNSKQYQSLSADEAAANQDDLIMWPPHVIIHNTMTGKGRDGRVEGLGNRAMDTKLRDLGFSSGKAKSLYGKQGHLGVTLVKFVGDQSGLKEATRLGEFFEKDKHGRRGWAGVSNKAAENNPNLVRIDKNTGEKERILFGYLATVSDFDKIDQDTKTRVEIVSKRDY; translated from the exons ATGGCTGGAGGTAACAACAAACcctcttcatcttcttcatcatctcaCAAATCTCGATGGGAATCAGGGCCCACCAACCCTCTGGCTAACCGGAATATCCCTGTTTCCGGTAACCCAAGAAACTTACCTCCACCACCTCCACCTCTTAAGCCCAAATCTTCATCTAACAACAACCCAGTTGCTAAACCTAGCCCACAGCACCCTTCTCCTTCCGTGGGCCCATTTATCTACCCAGATAATCATGGCCCACCTCCTTCTTATGGCTTTCACATGCTTGAAAGAAGGTCAATTGGTCTTGCTGATGGTAGCGCAAGATCTTACTTTGCTTTGCCTTTAAATTATCAAGATTTTGGTACCCAAATACCCCCTCCTAGGTTTTTAGGCAATGAGGGTAAGCAGTTTCCAGTGAGCCCTGATTTTCGAGAAAGTCGAAACAAGAATCAGGAGTATTGGAATTCTTTAGGGAAGGAGGGGACTTTGAAGAGGAAGTTTGTTGATGAGGGGGATGAGAGAGATGGGTTAGCTAGGCAAAGGCAACAGCTTTTGCAGTATGGGAATGCGGGGTTGAATTCGGGTGGAGGGACGAGTAATGTGTATGGAAAGGAGGAGGATTTTAGGGGTGGGAAGTTTATGAGGGGAGAGAATGGCGGGAGGATTGGAGGGAAGGGGAAGTTTAGTGAGGTTGATCAGGTTGCGTTGAAGAAAGCGTTTTTGCATTTTGTTAAGGTGGTGAATGAGGATTCGGGGTTGAGGAAGAGATTCTTGGCGAATGGGAAACAAGGTCCTGTTGCATGTGTTGCGTGTCGCAG GTCTACCAAAGATTTTCCAGACATGCATGGTCTTATTATGCATACACACAACCCAGATAGCGCTGAATTACTTGTGGATCACTTGGGCTTACACAAAGCTTTGTGCATACTTATGGGCTGGAATCATCAGATTCCTCCTGATAATTCAAAGCAGTATCAATCATTATCTGCTGATGAGGCTGCTGCAAATCAGGATGATCTGATTATGTGGCCACCACATGTGATTATTCATAATACCATGACAGGAAAGGGTAGAGATGGGCGTGTTGAGGGTTTGGGAAATAGAGCCATGGACACTAAACTTAGAG ATCTCGGATTCAGTAGTGGAAAAGCAAAGTCTCTATATGGGAAACAGGGTCATCTGGGTGTTACCTTGGTCAAATTTGTTGGTGATCAGTCAGGGTTAAAGGAGGCTACAAGATTGGGAGAATTCTTTGAGAAAGATAAACATGGGCGGCGAGGTTGGGCTGGTGTGTCAAACAAGGCTGCGGAGAACAATCCAAACCTTGTGAGGATTGATAAGAACAcgggggagaaggagagaattCTTTTTGGTTATCTAGCAACTGTATCTGACTTCGACAAGATTGATCAGGATACGAAGACAAGGGTGGAAATAGTGAGCAAGAGGGATTACTAG